The following coding sequences are from one Selenomonas sputigena ATCC 35185 window:
- a CDS encoding DUF2156 domain-containing protein, which produces MSIIDFKVLQKEDKPLLDCFFRARYYENSHFNFTNLYMWHEPYKIMWAKEDDVLYMKAEWEGREFAMQPFGPEEKMAAAVGRFIDYFRAQGKPVRFSGVERSFADILENYEGADFAVESDRNNFDYVYLADDLMKLAGRKFHSKKNHLNSFRKNYPEAEYQPITDEIVTQCKLTINSWYKQHAQEAPDDPFIALERQAIIEVLNNFEDFQLKGGAILIGQRVVAFTFGEQLNDDTAVIHVEKADPEVRGAYPAINQAFVEHAWSDMTYINREEDMGIEGLRQAKESYKPVKLIEKFNAWMR; this is translated from the coding sequence ATGAGCATCATAGATTTCAAGGTTTTGCAAAAAGAGGACAAGCCGCTGCTCGACTGTTTTTTTCGGGCGCGTTACTATGAGAATTCGCACTTCAACTTTACGAATCTCTACATGTGGCACGAACCGTACAAGATCATGTGGGCGAAGGAAGACGATGTGCTTTATATGAAGGCTGAGTGGGAGGGGAGAGAATTTGCCATGCAGCCTTTCGGGCCGGAGGAGAAGATGGCGGCTGCCGTCGGACGCTTCATCGACTACTTTAGGGCGCAGGGAAAGCCCGTACGCTTTTCGGGCGTCGAGCGCTCCTTTGCGGACATCCTTGAAAATTACGAGGGCGCAGATTTCGCTGTCGAGTCTGACCGTAACAACTTCGACTACGTCTACCTCGCCGACGATCTGATGAAGCTGGCAGGGCGCAAGTTCCATTCGAAGAAGAACCATCTGAACAGCTTCCGCAAAAATTATCCCGAGGCCGAGTATCAGCCCATTACGGATGAGATCGTCACGCAATGCAAGCTGACGATCAACAGCTGGTACAAGCAGCATGCGCAGGAAGCTCCCGACGATCCGTTCATCGCGCTTGAGCGTCAGGCGATCATCGAGGTCTTGAACAACTTCGAGGATTTTCAGCTCAAGGGCGGCGCGATCCTCATCGGACAGCGCGTCGTCGCCTTCACCTTCGGCGAGCAGCTCAACGACGACACGGCGGTCATCCATGTGGAAAAGGCAGATCCCGAAGTGCGCGGCGCGTACCCTGCGATCAATCAGGCGTTCGTCGAGCACGCGTGGTCCGATATGACGTACATCAACCGCGAGGAGGACATGGGCATCGAGGGGCTTCGACAGGCGAAGGAGTCGTACAAGCCTGTGAAGCTCATTGAGAAGTTCAATGCTTGGATGAGATGA
- a CDS encoding acyl-CoA thioesterase — protein sequence MKHFSMQESRIVISEVMMPSQANPNGNVHGGEIMKLMDSAAYAAARRYARSNVVTARVDELEFHLPIRIGDLVVVTADVVYVGHSSMEIAVHVIVEDLDDGSEPQLGLSAYFTMVALDRNARPKAVPPLELDTEEARVAFEEGKRRYEEHKARKKRKVAVPAGIVKRGQGKSEDNGK from the coding sequence ATGAAGCATTTCAGTATGCAGGAAAGCCGCATCGTCATCAGCGAGGTCATGATGCCGAGCCAGGCGAACCCCAACGGCAACGTCCACGGCGGCGAGATCATGAAGCTCATGGATTCGGCGGCTTACGCGGCGGCGCGGCGCTATGCGCGCTCGAACGTCGTGACGGCGCGCGTCGATGAACTGGAATTCCATCTGCCGATCCGCATCGGCGATCTCGTCGTTGTGACGGCGGACGTCGTCTACGTCGGGCACAGCTCTATGGAGATCGCCGTCCATGTTATCGTCGAAGATCTCGATGACGGCAGCGAGCCGCAGCTCGGCCTGTCGGCGTATTTCACAATGGTGGCGCTTGACCGCAACGCACGGCCGAAAGCCGTGCCGCCCCTGGAGCTTGATACTGAAGAGGCACGCGTCGCTTTCGAGGAAGGAAAGCGACGCTATGAGGAGCACAAGGCGCGCAAGAAACGCAAAGTGGCAGTGCCGGCGGGAATTGTCAAGCGCGGTCAGGGGAAGTCTGAGGACAACGGGAAATAG